A section of the Clostridium felsineum DSM 794 genome encodes:
- the licT gene encoding BglG family transcription antiterminator LicT: MIIKKIFNNNAIVAEGSDKHEFVVMGCGIAFKKSVGEKIDEKLIEKTFVLKGKDASEKFKLLLEDVPTEYVSICYDIIEYAKNVLDAKLNDYIYVTLTDHVSNCFKMIESGISTHNPLIWEIKKFYPKEFKVGMKAIEFIHDELGKNLPEDEAANIALHLINAQINNSLNKAPDAAKQAKMIQDILNIVKYTYNIVLDEKSISYERFVTHLRFFFHRLDKVELSDTSDEDFLLKQVREKYKKAYECMLKVQNYLGKELSDEEKLYLTVHIQRVSKKN; encoded by the coding sequence ATGATAATAAAAAAGATATTTAATAATAATGCCATAGTAGCTGAAGGCTCAGATAAACATGAATTTGTTGTCATGGGGTGTGGGATTGCATTTAAGAAGAGTGTAGGAGAAAAAATAGATGAAAAGCTAATAGAAAAAACTTTTGTCCTTAAGGGTAAAGATGCATCAGAAAAGTTTAAACTATTGCTTGAAGATGTTCCTACAGAATATGTGTCAATATGTTATGACATTATTGAGTATGCTAAAAATGTTTTAGATGCTAAGCTAAATGATTATATATATGTCACTCTCACTGATCATGTAAGTAATTGTTTTAAGATGATTGAATCAGGAATTAGTACACACAATCCGTTAATTTGGGAAATCAAAAAGTTTTATCCTAAAGAATTTAAAGTAGGAATGAAAGCAATAGAATTCATACATGATGAATTAGGAAAAAACTTGCCAGAAGACGAAGCTGCTAATATAGCTCTTCATCTTATAAATGCACAGATTAATAATTCGCTTAATAAAGCACCAGATGCTGCAAAGCAGGCAAAAATGATACAAGATATTTTAAATATAGTTAAATATACTTATAATATAGTACTTGATGAAAAGTCTATAAGTTATGAAAGATTTGTCACACATTTAAGATTTTTCTTTCATAGATTAGACAAAGTGGAATTATCTGATACCTCAGACGAGGATTTTTTATTAAAACAAGTTAGAGAAAAATATAAAAAGGCATATGAATGTATGCTTAAGGTTCAAAATTATTTAGGAAAAGAACTGTCTGATGAGGAAAAACTCTATTTAACAGTTCACATTCAAAGAGTTTCTAAAAAAAATTAA
- a CDS encoding glycoside hydrolase family 1 protein — MKMKDGFLWGGATAANQFEGAWNEDGKGPSTADMMTGGTHTTPRRITPVLEEGTYYPSHEAIDFYHHYKEDIKLFAQMGFKTFRMSIAWSRIFPNGDDKEPNEAGLQFYDNVFDELLKYNIEPLVTISHYETPFGLTKKYNGWAGREVVDCYTTYCETIFNRYKNKVKYWLTFNEINCLTIPEFGAYMGGGIIPKKGDNEMQLRFQALHHQFVASAKAVKLGHSINPDFKIGCMIAYMCNYAKTCNPDDVLEAQRKDQLHNMLCSDVQVRGYYPGFALNYFKENGVEIKMEKDDEKTLREGCVDFYSFSYYMSNVVTTDKNDKEVSGNLLGGYKNPYLKASDWGWQIDPKGLRWTLNHIYDRYQIPVMVVENGLGAVDVVEKDGSINDDYRIDYLRDHIVQMEEAVKNGVDLMGYTMWGCIDLVSASTGEMKKRYGFIYVDKDNDGKGDMGRKTKKSFHWYKKVIESNGENLV, encoded by the coding sequence ATGAAAATGAAAGATGGTTTTTTATGGGGAGGAGCTACAGCTGCTAATCAATTTGAAGGGGCTTGGAATGAAGATGGTAAAGGACCAAGTACAGCTGATATGATGACTGGAGGAACGCACACAACTCCTAGACGTATTACACCTGTTTTAGAAGAAGGAACCTATTATCCAAGTCATGAAGCAATTGATTTTTATCATCATTATAAAGAAGATATAAAGCTATTTGCCCAAATGGGGTTTAAAACTTTTAGAATGTCTATTGCATGGTCAAGAATATTTCCAAATGGAGATGATAAAGAACCTAATGAAGCAGGACTTCAATTTTATGATAACGTATTCGATGAACTTTTAAAATATAATATAGAACCACTTGTAACTATATCTCATTATGAAACACCTTTTGGTTTAACTAAAAAATATAATGGTTGGGCAGGAAGAGAAGTAGTTGACTGCTATACAACATACTGTGAAACTATATTTAATAGATACAAAAATAAAGTAAAGTACTGGCTTACTTTTAATGAGATAAACTGTCTTACAATTCCAGAGTTTGGTGCGTATATGGGCGGAGGAATAATTCCTAAAAAAGGTGATAATGAGATGCAGCTTAGATTTCAAGCTCTTCATCATCAATTTGTAGCAAGTGCAAAAGCAGTCAAATTAGGCCATTCAATAAATCCAGACTTTAAAATAGGTTGTATGATAGCCTATATGTGTAACTATGCTAAAACTTGCAATCCAGATGATGTACTTGAGGCTCAAAGAAAGGATCAACTTCATAATATGTTATGTTCTGATGTTCAGGTAAGAGGATATTATCCAGGTTTTGCGCTTAACTATTTTAAAGAAAATGGTGTAGAAATTAAAATGGAAAAAGATGATGAAAAAACTTTAAGAGAGGGTTGTGTTGATTTTTATTCCTTTAGTTACTATATGTCAAATGTGGTAACTACAGATAAGAATGATAAAGAGGTTTCTGGAAATCTTCTTGGAGGATATAAAAATCCATACTTAAAAGCATCTGATTGGGGATGGCAAATAGACCCTAAGGGTTTAAGATGGACTTTGAATCATATTTATGATCGTTATCAAATACCTGTTATGGTAGTTGAAAATGGACTTGGAGCTGTTGATGTAGTTGAAAAAGACGGTTCGATAAATGATGATTATAGAATAGATTATTTAAGAGATCATATTGTGCAAATGGAAGAAGCAGTTAAAAATGGTGTAGATCTAATGGGGTATACTATGTGGGGATGCATAGATTTAGTAAGTGCTTCAACTGGTGAAATGAAAAAGCGTTATGGTTTTATATATGTAGATAAGGACAATGATGGAAAAGGCGATATGGGAAGGAAGACGAAAAAAAGCTTCCATTGGTATAAGAAAGTAATTGAATCAAATGGAGAAAATTTAGTATAA
- a CDS encoding DeoR/GlpR family DNA-binding transcription regulator — protein MVMFERWEKIIKYLQENKEAEVQELMDVFNISRSTVRRDLIEMEKKNLLMRTRGGAQIIETFKAEKGIIEQIFGENKEAKMKIAEKAASLIRDDDFIFIDSGSTCYYLINYIKSKNVTVVTNGIMHIQKLIEKDIDTYVLGGYAKKERNLIMSEDAEKKIGMMNFDIAFLGTMGIDSIGGFKTNPMDDVKLKKAVIRAAEKCYVLADTSKFNVRKFYTYAKIEELSVITDSKIDFEDDNLKIIYA, from the coding sequence ATGGTGATGTTTGAAAGATGGGAAAAAATCATAAAATATTTACAAGAAAATAAAGAAGCTGAGGTTCAAGAATTAATGGATGTCTTTAATATATCGAGATCAACAGTTAGGCGTGATCTTATAGAGATGGAGAAAAAAAATCTTTTAATGAGAACTAGAGGCGGTGCACAAATAATTGAAACCTTTAAAGCTGAAAAAGGAATAATTGAACAGATTTTTGGTGAAAATAAAGAAGCAAAGATGAAAATAGCTGAAAAAGCAGCAAGTTTAATAAGGGATGATGATTTTATATTTATAGATTCTGGGTCAACTTGCTATTACTTAATTAATTATATAAAATCTAAAAATGTTACAGTGGTTACAAACGGAATAATGCATATACAAAAGTTAATTGAGAAGGATATAGACACATATGTTTTAGGTGGTTATGCTAAAAAGGAAAGAAATTTAATTATGAGCGAAGATGCAGAAAAAAAAATAGGTATGATGAATTTTGATATAGCGTTTTTAGGAACTATGGGAATTGATTCTATTGGGGGATTTAAGACCAATCCAATGGATGATGTAAAGTTGAAAAAGGCAGTAATAAGAGCGGCTGAAAAGTGCTATGTACTTGCAGATACATCAAAATTTAATGTTAGAAAATTTTATACCTATGCTAAAATTGAAGAGTTATCGGTTATAACTGATTCAAAAATCGATTTTGAAGATGATAATTTGAAAATAATATATGCTTAA
- a CDS encoding MBL fold metallo-hydrolase, translating to MKLEKIKGNNYYINAPTNIGVYVFKNKNCLLIDTGMHNSDARKIDEVLIENGLHPKYIINTHHHMDHCGGNLYFQNTYPGCLVYTSEKEKVSMENVHLYPTGLFGASAIKELHKSNKAFFVDYIMDKGENKIGDEKFEVVKLPGHTIDLIGIITREKVCFLGDSVFSSETLKKYSLPYLYDVEKEEETLKGLKEIDADYFVISHSDKFFDKEELIEIVDDNLNNIENYKNQIMELLDQPLTREDILENLAILNDLSMDFNQYHINFSAVSAFIAYLYNKNLLQYSVEDGKLYYFKKPQ from the coding sequence ATGAAATTAGAGAAAATAAAAGGAAATAATTATTATATAAATGCACCTACCAATATAGGAGTATATGTATTTAAAAATAAAAATTGTTTACTAATAGATACAGGAATGCACAATAGTGATGCTAGAAAAATTGATGAAGTTTTAATAGAAAATGGTCTGCACCCTAAATACATAATAAACACACATCATCACATGGATCATTGTGGTGGTAATTTATATTTTCAAAATACTTATCCTGGCTGTTTAGTCTATACTTCAGAAAAAGAAAAAGTAAGTATGGAAAATGTGCATCTTTATCCAACAGGACTTTTTGGAGCAAGTGCCATAAAGGAACTACATAAAAGTAACAAAGCTTTTTTTGTTGACTATATAATGGATAAAGGAGAAAATAAAATAGGTGATGAAAAATTTGAAGTAGTAAAGCTCCCAGGACATACCATAGATTTAATAGGAATAATAACAAGAGAGAAGGTATGTTTTTTAGGGGATAGTGTTTTCTCTTCTGAAACACTAAAAAAATATTCACTTCCATACCTTTATGATGTAGAAAAAGAAGAAGAAACTTTAAAAGGCTTAAAAGAAATCGATGCGGACTATTTTGTTATAAGTCATTCTGATAAATTTTTTGATAAAGAAGAGCTTATAGAAATAGTAGATGATAATTTAAATAATATAGAAAATTATAAAAATCAAATAATGGAACTTTTAGATCAGCCCTTAACAAGGGAAGATATACTTGAAAATCTAGCAATACTGAATGATTTATCTATGGATTTTAATCAATATCACATAAATTTCTCAGCAGTTTCGGCTTTTATAGCATACCTTTATAACAAAAATTTACTTCAATACTCTGTAGAGGATGGTAAATTATATTATTTTAAGAAGCCTCAATAG
- a CDS encoding acyltransferase family protein — MQPVGFMAIYTCFGHIAVSTFLFFSGYGLMVSKLRKENYLKNFFSKRLSKVYLPFVIINGITIVIAALVLHAKFNLKDVLLYLSGIQLIDSTQWFVIAILVFYLCFYICFKFFKPIIAQHILLFLTFVYFFFMIFTGFREWWFNTAFSFPIGVYVAINYTTISNFLKKNYILTLIPTLIGFLVFFALAHMIPSSIMPLYQTITSVIFVLLVLLFLLKFKISSPPLLFIGAISYEMYLVHMKVLVAYFTAVHIKGSYSVYLYLVLVVLISFAFNKLFNLSKNKKVKVT, encoded by the coding sequence ATGCAACCTGTAGGATTTATGGCAATTTATACTTGCTTCGGACATATTGCTGTTAGCACATTTCTATTTTTTTCAGGCTATGGTTTAATGGTTTCAAAATTAAGAAAAGAAAATTACTTAAAAAACTTCTTTTCAAAACGCTTAAGTAAAGTCTATTTACCTTTTGTTATTATAAATGGTATAACTATAGTAATAGCAGCGTTGGTTCTTCATGCTAAATTCAATTTAAAAGATGTATTGCTTTATCTTTCTGGTATTCAATTAATAGACTCTACACAATGGTTTGTAATAGCAATATTAGTATTTTATTTATGTTTCTATATATGCTTTAAATTTTTTAAGCCTATAATAGCACAGCATATACTTCTTTTTCTTACCTTTGTATACTTCTTTTTTATGATATTTACAGGCTTTAGAGAATGGTGGTTTAATACTGCTTTCTCATTTCCTATTGGTGTATACGTTGCAATAAATTATACTACCATCAGTAACTTTCTAAAAAAGAACTATATACTAACACTTATTCCTACTTTAATAGGCTTTTTAGTTTTTTTCGCTTTAGCACATATGATTCCATCATCAATAATGCCTTTATATCAAACAATAACTTCCGTAATATTTGTGCTTTTAGTTCTATTATTTTTACTTAAATTTAAAATTTCATCACCTCCACTGCTTTTTATTGGAGCCATATCCTACGAAATGTATCTTGTTCATATGAAGGTATTAGTAGCTTACTTTACTGCTGTTCATATAAAAGGCAGTTACAGTGTATATTTATATCTTGTACTTGTTGTTCTAATATCCTTTGCTTTTAATAAATTATTTAACTTAAGTAAAAACAAAAAAGTAAAAGTAACTTAA
- a CDS encoding HTH domain-containing protein, whose translation MELKESILKVLTDSDEPLKVKEVAEKVGVDAKEADKVIKALKADGKVISPKRCYYSVEK comes from the coding sequence ATGGAATTAAAAGAAAGTATTTTGAAGGTACTGACAGATTCAGATGAGCCACTTAAAGTTAAAGAGGTTGCAGAAAAAGTAGGCGTTGATGCTAAAGAAGCGGATAAAGTTATAAAAGCACTTAAAGCTGATGGTAAAGTGATATCACCTAAAAGATGTTATTATTCTGTGGAAAAATAG
- a CDS encoding DegT/DnrJ/EryC1/StrS family aminotransferase: MKKYNIPFSPPDLTEKEIESVIEVLKSGWITSGPKVFEFENKVAEYCECEKAVAVSSATSALDLIMRVLNFNAPDEIITTPYTYASTSNTICHRGIKPIFVDLEKDSFLIDINKIKDAITAKTKAIVTVDIAGIPLDYDAIRNLLKELHREDIALISDSSHAFGATYKGKKVGCQADFHVFSFHAVKNLTTAEGGAITFNDNNFNGKEDLYKEFKYTALNGQTKDALTKSKAGGWQYDILTDGLKCNMTDIHASIGLVQLTRYKDMLKRRAELTEIYTDALKDKAWAIIPFTKDYEKETSYHLYPLRIKDFTEAERNEVINLLAEIGIPTNVHFTPLPMFTYYKSLGYSIDDYPNCYNQYKNELTLPLYSSLSDEDAKSVVTEVIAAIEKVKEK; encoded by the coding sequence ATGAAAAAATATAACATACCATTTTCACCACCAGATCTTACAGAAAAAGAAATTGAAAGTGTTATTGAAGTTTTAAAATCCGGATGGATTACCTCAGGTCCAAAGGTTTTTGAGTTTGAAAATAAGGTGGCTGAATATTGTGAGTGTGAAAAGGCTGTTGCTGTTTCTAGTGCAACTTCAGCTCTTGATTTAATAATGAGAGTTTTAAATTTTAATGCTCCTGATGAGATAATAACAACTCCCTACACTTATGCCTCTACTTCAAATACTATATGTCATAGAGGAATTAAACCAATATTTGTAGACCTTGAAAAAGATTCATTTCTAATAGATATAAATAAAATAAAAGATGCAATAACTGCTAAAACAAAGGCTATAGTAACTGTTGATATTGCAGGTATACCTTTAGATTATGATGCAATTAGAAATCTTCTAAAAGAGCTACATAGAGAAGATATCGCACTAATATCTGACTCTTCTCATGCTTTTGGAGCTACATATAAAGGAAAAAAGGTTGGCTGCCAAGCTGATTTTCATGTATTTTCTTTTCATGCAGTAAAAAATCTTACAACCGCTGAAGGTGGAGCTATAACTTTTAACGACAACAACTTTAATGGAAAAGAAGATTTATATAAAGAATTTAAGTACACCGCTTTAAATGGTCAAACAAAGGATGCTCTTACAAAATCAAAGGCCGGCGGTTGGCAATATGACATTTTAACTGATGGTCTGAAATGCAATATGACAGATATTCATGCCTCTATTGGTCTTGTTCAGCTTACTCGTTATAAAGATATGTTAAAAAGAAGAGCTGAACTTACAGAAATCTATACCGATGCTTTAAAGGATAAAGCTTGGGCTATTATACCTTTTACAAAGGATTATGAAAAAGAAACTTCTTATCATCTATATCCATTAAGAATAAAGGATTTTACTGAAGCTGAGCGTAATGAAGTAATAAACTTACTTGCAGAGATAGGTATACCAACAAATGTACATTTCACTCCTCTGCCAATGTTCACTTACTATAAATCTTTAGGGTACTCTATTGACGACTATCCTAATTGCTACAATCAATATAAAAATGAATTAACTCTTCCGTTATATTCATCGCTATCAGATGAGGATGCAAAATCTGTTGTTACTGAAGTTATAGCTGCAATTGAAAAAGTTAAAGAGAAATAA
- a CDS encoding 3'-5' exoribonuclease YhaM family protein gives MELKTISELEAGNRIDGFFIIKSVEKRISSNNKKYLDFTFGDKTGDINGKLWDASDSDEDTFVNNILVKVRGTVIEWQNNLQLKIDKIRKTVESDEVKVSDFVPSAPYLADDMYSTILEYVEKVKNDDIKNILYDVLESAGEKIMYWPAAKKNHHSVRSGLLYHTSTMLKAGEKISEVYTFLNTDLIYAGVILHDMAKLEEMESSELGIVTDYSIEGQLLGHIILGVEKVRNSAKKVGADKEISMMLEHMVLSHHYEAEYGSPKKPMFPEAEVLHHLDDMDASMFDMKKALETTDPGEMSDAIWSLDRRRIYKSKFDKNEDK, from the coding sequence TTGGAATTAAAAACTATTAGTGAACTAGAAGCAGGAAATAGAATAGATGGCTTCTTTATAATTAAATCAGTGGAAAAAAGAATTTCTTCTAATAACAAGAAGTATCTTGATTTTACTTTTGGTGATAAAACAGGAGATATAAATGGAAAGCTTTGGGATGCATCTGATTCAGACGAGGATACCTTTGTAAACAATATTCTTGTAAAGGTAAGGGGAACAGTAATTGAATGGCAGAATAACCTTCAATTAAAGATAGATAAAATAAGAAAAACTGTAGAGTCAGATGAAGTTAAAGTATCTGATTTTGTTCCGTCTGCACCATACCTTGCAGATGATATGTATTCAACTATATTAGAGTATGTAGAAAAAGTAAAAAATGATGATATAAAGAATATTCTTTATGATGTTTTGGAGAGTGCAGGAGAGAAAATAATGTATTGGCCTGCTGCAAAAAAGAATCATCATTCAGTTCGTTCAGGGCTTTTATATCATACATCAACTATGCTTAAGGCAGGAGAAAAAATAAGTGAGGTATATACATTCCTAAATACAGATTTAATATATGCAGGTGTAATACTTCATGATATGGCAAAACTAGAGGAAATGGAATCTTCAGAGCTTGGAATAGTTACTGATTATAGTATAGAAGGACAGCTTTTAGGTCATATAATTTTAGGAGTTGAAAAGGTTAGAAATTCAGCTAAAAAGGTAGGAGCAGATAAGGAAATATCTATGATGCTTGAACACATGGTACTATCTCATCATTATGAAGCCGAATACGGAAGCCCTAAAAAACCGATGTTTCCAGAAGCGGAAGTATTGCATCATTTAGATGATATGGATGCGTCTATGTTTGATATGAAAAAAGCACTTGAAACAACGGATCCTGGAGAAATGTCAGACGCAATATGGTCTTTAGATAGAAGAAGAATATATAAATCAAAATTTGATAAAAATGAAGACAAATAA
- the addA gene encoding helicase-exonuclease AddAB subunit AddA, with protein sequence MRMGKTKWTEEQKEAIDTRNCNLLVAAAAGSGKTAVLVERIVKIITDEENPVDIDRLLVVTFTNAAASEMRERIGDAIVKKLSEKPNSRIIQKQLALIGKSKITTIHSFCLNVIKNNFHMLDLDPDFRVGDETEITLLKNETLEELFEDKYLQAEYTLKGINKNNNSIEFLKLVESYCSNKNDETLFNMVMNLYNFSMSNPKPHEWLKSAAEKFNVNEDFKFGESDLAKVLIKNIQIQLKGNKSQYEEAINIINTCPSIESYRENFQSELSMLENLISASDSYEKFYEELKNVQFKTLKRCPKDADKEKQKLVRDIRDGIKKSLSKISDDILSQNNEDIKNQFKELYPLMKTLSELVIEFDVRYKDKKKKRGIIDFNDFEHMCLSILVKSDDKGNIVPSETALKMRDKYEEILIDEYQDSNMVQEVILGTISKKDTENPNLFMVGDVKQSIYRFRQANPGIFLDKYNSYKNEKGKKDRKVLLYKNFRSRKEVLDAVNFIFKQIMSVNIGELDYNDNESLNLGASYEKVEENSISHSVELNIIEKSEENDEVKENNEDEETVDNIMLEARLIGRRILELKENFKVLDKNTNEYRKTEFKDIVILLRSTKGWANVFLDELKNMGIPVFADANSGYFDAPEIKTMLSLLKIIDNPRQDIPMAAVLKSPIGGFTVEDLIDIKLIEGDTFYDKLKRVEENGEDELSIKIKSFLKRLQVWRKEAIYTPIDEFIWYLYTDTGYYGYVGAVSGGIQRQANLKMLFQRAKVYSETSYKGLFNFINFINKLKLTSGDMGSAKILGENENVVRIMSIHKSKGLEFPVVFVGGVGKNFNLMDINNPVIFHNNLGFGPEYVDYKKRISHKTLAKEAIKTRIKLETLSEEMRILYVAFTRAKEKLIIVGAAKDIKKSVFKWAVNLRSKQNKISEDYILKSKSFLDWIASAVIRHKDAENLRDIIDTDDIETLIYDNSKWQVNLLDRDDILSFNEVLLENEKNINEKLEKFYKKLDIIKNSPYESEYVEKIEDRLQFKYQYDRATELPSLLSVTELKRSSNEDKEGVAAANIYTPQLLQKPLFLEGVKKLSPAKRGTAVHSVMQHLNFNDIRSDISLKNISHQIDDMVFRKILTEKQAEVVNANKILKFFTSDVGNRTINAEKVYREFPFQIRVKSTEIYKDLPDTYNDENIVVQGIVDLFFEENNEIVLLDYKNDYVNDENLDEIIKKYTYQINYYKRALETITGLRVKEKYLYLFYTGDTIKIE encoded by the coding sequence ATAAGGATGGGAAAAACTAAGTGGACAGAAGAGCAAAAAGAGGCTATAGATACTAGAAATTGTAACTTACTTGTAGCAGCAGCAGCAGGATCCGGAAAAACAGCTGTTCTTGTTGAAAGAATAGTAAAGATAATAACAGATGAGGAAAATCCAGTTGATATAGATAGACTTTTAGTAGTTACCTTTACTAATGCAGCAGCATCTGAAATGAGAGAGAGGATAGGTGATGCTATAGTTAAAAAGCTCTCAGAGAAGCCTAATTCAAGAATAATTCAAAAACAATTAGCGCTGATTGGAAAGTCTAAAATTACCACAATACACTCATTTTGTCTAAATGTTATAAAAAATAATTTTCACATGCTTGATTTAGATCCTGATTTTAGAGTTGGGGATGAAACAGAAATTACATTACTTAAAAATGAAACGCTAGAGGAATTATTTGAAGATAAATATCTTCAGGCCGAATATACGTTAAAGGGAATAAATAAAAATAACAATAGCATAGAGTTTTTAAAACTTGTAGAAAGCTATTGCAGTAACAAAAATGATGAGACTTTATTTAATATGGTTATGAATCTTTATAATTTTTCTATGAGTAATCCAAAGCCTCATGAATGGCTTAAAAGTGCAGCAGAAAAATTCAATGTAAATGAAGATTTTAAATTTGGAGAGTCTGATTTAGCCAAGGTTTTAATTAAAAATATACAAATACAATTAAAGGGAAATAAAAGCCAATATGAAGAGGCAATAAATATAATAAATACATGTCCTTCTATTGAGAGTTATAGAGAAAACTTTCAGAGTGAACTTTCAATGCTTGAAAATTTAATTTCTGCATCAGATAGTTATGAAAAGTTTTATGAAGAACTTAAAAATGTGCAGTTTAAAACTTTAAAAAGATGCCCTAAGGATGCAGATAAAGAAAAACAAAAACTTGTGCGTGATATAAGGGATGGCATTAAGAAAAGTTTGTCCAAAATAAGCGACGATATTCTTTCACAAAATAATGAAGATATAAAAAATCAGTTTAAAGAACTATATCCTCTTATGAAAACCTTAAGTGAGCTTGTAATAGAATTTGATGTTAGATATAAGGATAAAAAGAAAAAAAGAGGAATAATTGATTTTAATGATTTTGAGCATATGTGTTTATCAATACTTGTAAAAAGTGATGATAAAGGAAATATAGTGCCTTCTGAAACTGCACTAAAAATGAGAGATAAATATGAAGAAATCTTGATAGATGAATATCAAGATAGTAATATGGTTCAAGAAGTTATATTAGGAACTATTTCAAAAAAAGATACTGAAAATCCTAATTTGTTCATGGTAGGAGATGTAAAACAAAGTATATATAGATTTAGGCAAGCTAATCCTGGCATATTTTTGGATAAGTATAATAGTTATAAAAATGAAAAGGGCAAAAAGGATAGGAAAGTTCTTTTATATAAAAATTTCAGAAGTAGAAAAGAAGTTCTTGATGCAGTGAATTTTATATTTAAGCAAATAATGTCAGTAAATATTGGAGAACTTGATTATAATGATAATGAAAGCTTAAATTTAGGTGCAAGTTACGAGAAAGTGGAAGAAAACTCAATATCTCATTCTGTGGAATTAAATATAATAGAAAAAAGTGAAGAAAATGATGAAGTGAAAGAGAATAATGAGGATGAAGAGACCGTAGATAATATAATGCTTGAGGCAAGGCTTATAGGAAGAAGAATTTTAGAGCTTAAAGAAAATTTTAAGGTACTTGATAAAAATACAAATGAATATAGAAAAACGGAATTTAAAGATATTGTAATTTTATTAAGATCTACAAAAGGTTGGGCAAATGTTTTTTTAGATGAACTTAAAAATATGGGAATACCAGTTTTTGCAGATGCAAATTCAGGATATTTTGATGCACCGGAAATTAAAACTATGCTATCGCTTCTTAAGATAATTGATAATCCAAGACAGGATATACCTATGGCAGCAGTTTTAAAATCACCTATTGGAGGATTTACAGTAGAAGATTTAATAGACATAAAGCTTATTGAGGGAGATACCTTTTATGATAAACTTAAGCGAGTAGAAGAAAATGGGGAAGATGAGCTTTCAATAAAGATAAAAAGCTTTCTAAAAAGACTTCAAGTGTGGCGAAAAGAAGCAATATACACACCTATAGATGAATTTATATGGTATCTTTACACGGATACTGGATATTATGGTTACGTTGGAGCCGTAAGTGGAGGAATTCAGCGTCAAGCAAATTTAAAAATGTTATTTCAAAGGGCTAAGGTCTATAGTGAAACTAGTTATAAGGGGTTGTTTAATTTTATAAATTTTATAAATAAACTTAAATTAACTAGTGGTGACATGGGAAGTGCAAAAATTTTAGGTGAGAATGAAAATGTAGTTAGAATAATGAGTATACACAAAAGTAAAGGTCTTGAATTCCCCGTAGTTTTTGTGGGCGGCGTTGGAAAAAACTTTAATCTAATGGATATAAATAATCCTGTAATTTTTCATAATAACCTTGGATTCGGTCCAGAATATGTGGATTATAAAAAAAGAATTTCACATAAAACTTTGGCAAAAGAGGCTATAAAAACTAGGATAAAGCTAGAAACGCTTTCAGAAGAGATGAGAATTCTATATGTGGCTTTTACAAGAGCAAAAGAAAAGCTTATAATAGTAGGCGCAGCTAAAGATATAAAAAAGTCAGTTTTTAAATGGGCCGTGAATTTAAGAAGTAAACAAAATAAGATATCAGAAGACTATATACTTAAAAGTAAGAGCTTTTTAGATTGGATAGCCAGCGCAGTTATACGTCACAAGGATGCTGAAAATTTAAGAGATATAATAGATACTGATGATATAGAAACTTTAATTTATGATAATTCTAAATGGCAAGTGAATTTACTAGATAGAGATGATATACTAAGTTTTAATGAAGTATTATTAGAAAATGAGAAAAACATTAATGAGAAGTTAGAAAAGTTTTATAAGAAATTAGATATTATAAAAAATTCGCCTTATGAAAGTGAATATGTAGAAAAAATAGAAGATAGACTTCAGTTTAAATATCAATATGATAGGGCTACTGAGCTTCCATCGCTGCTTTCAGTTACTGAACTTAAAAGAAGTTCAAATGAAGATAAAGAAGGTGTAGCTGCAGCTAATATTTATACGCCTCAGCTTTTACAAAAACCTCTTTTCCTTGAGGGTGTTAAAAAATTATCGCCAGCAAAGAGGGGAACAGCAGTACACTCAGTAATGCAGCATTTAAATTTTAATGATATAAGAAGTGATATAAGCTTAAAAAATATAAGTCATCAAATAGATGACATGGTTTTTAGAAAAATATTAACAGAGAAGCAGGCTGAAGTTGTAAATGCAAATAAAATTTTGAAGTTTTTCACAAGTGATGTAGGAAATAGAACTATTAATGCAGAAAAAGTTTATAGGGAGTTTCCATTTCAAATAAGAGTTAAAAGTACAGAAATATATAAGGATTTGCCAGATACTTATAATGATGAAAACATAGTAGTTCAAGGAATTGTAGATTTATTTTTTGAAGAAAACAATGAAATAGTGCTTTTAGACTATAAAAATGATTATGTAAATGATGAAAATTTAGATGAAATAATAAAAAAGTATACTTATCAAATTAATTATTATAAAAGAGCTCTTGAAACTATAACAGGATTAAGGGTAAAGGAAAAATATCTTTATTTGTTTTATACAGGTGATACTATTAAAATAGAATAA